The segment CGTTGTGGCCATGGACGAACACGAGGTGGTGCTCCGCAACTACGAAGGGCGCATCTTCCGCTACCGGCAGCCGGAGCCAGCATCCGTTCCTGCCACCCTAGTCTCCGAGCGTGAGCCGGTCGAGGTGGTGGCCGAGGAGGTGGACCTGCTGGTTTAGGCCGAGGTCCCCACACACCAGGTTCGCTTTGGCCTTCACTAAACTGTACCAGGTGGAGGGATGGAAAGGTACGTGCAACAAGCCCTGCAGGGTGGGGCGACGGCGTGTTTCGAGATTCCCGTCTCGGCGGTGAGCGTGGCCGAATGGGTGCGCCTAAAGTGCCAGTACGGATGCGGGGGCTACGGCGCCTGCCTCACCTGCCCTCCCTATAGCCCTACGCCGGAGGTGACTCGGCGCTGGCTCGCGGAATACCGGCGTGCGCTCTTGCTGCGCTTCGATCGCAACCCGGCAGAGGGTGAGGAGAGGGTGCGACTACTCGGTCGCAGAATTGTGGCGGCCTTGGAGCGGCGCCTGTTTTTGGACGGCTACTACAAGGCCTTCGCATTGGGCGCAGGGCCATGTCCGCTGTGCGACGAATGTGATGTCACCAAGCCATGCGTCCATCCTCGGCTCGCACGGCCGGCCATGGAAGCCTGCGGGATTGACGTCTACGCTACGGTGCGGAACGTAGGGCTTTCGTTGGAGGTGGTCACCTCCGAGGATGCTTGCTACGATCTGGTTTCCCTGGTGCTGATTGACTAAGCGACCTTTTCAGCTTGCTCGGTCCGTGAAACAGGGAGGACTACCACCAGAAGCTGACGTGCAACAGGCGTGACTTTGCGGCGTGGATCGGTCAGGGACCGCAATGGCGTCCGCAGGCGGGCGCCATTGCCGTACGTAGACGCAACAAGCGGGGGCGGAGCTACTTTTCTGCTGGGAGCAATGGAGAGGCACAAGGCAAAACTGCTTCTTGAAGACGGCACCGTGATGTCCGGATGGGGATTCGGCTCCCTTCGTTCCACTGCCGGCGAGGTGGTTTTCACCACTGGCATGGTGGGTTACCCGGAGTCGCTCACCGACCCTTCCTACAGCGGGCAGATCCTGGTGTTCACCTATCCCCTGATCGGCAACTACGGTGTGCCTGGCGATGAGCCGCGGAGCGCTGTCTCCGCAAAGTTCGAGTCCCACCGCGTTCACGTCTCGGGCGTGGTCGTCTCAGAGCTCTGTGAGCAACCGAGCCATTGGGAAAGCGTCCGTTCTTTGGATGAGTGGCTTCGCGCAGAAGGGGTACCGGGAATCTTTGGGGTGGACACGCGCATGTTAACCAAACGCCTGCGCGAGAAGGGGACGATGCTGGGCAAGCTGGTGGTCGGAGGCGGGCGAGAGCCAGCCCTCTGGGACCCGAACAAGGAGAACTTGGTCGCGCGACTCAGCGTGGACAAGCCGCAGCTTCTCGGCGACGGAACGAAAAGGGTCGTGCTCATTGACTGCGGCTGCAAGCACGGCATCCTGCGGAGCTTGTTGGCCCGCAAGGTAAGCGTGCTTCGCGTCCCCTGGGACTATGACCTCTCCCGTGAAGCCTATGATGGCGTGGTTGTCTCTAATGGCCCTGGTGACCCCAAGATGGCCCGCGCCACTATTCACACCCTCCGCAAGGTGCTGGAAGGGGAAAAGCCCGTGCTGGGCATTTGTCTGGGGAATCAGCTGCTGGCACTCGCGGCCGGCGCTAACACCTACAAACTGAAATTTGGGCACCGCAGCCAGAACCAGCCCTGTATCGAGGTCGGTTCCAAGCGGTGCTTCATCACCTCGCAGAATCATGGGTATGCGGTGGACGCACGCACCCTGCCCGAAGGATGGGAGCAGTGGTTCGTGAATGCCAACGATGGCACCAACGAGGGCGTGCGTCACCGAGCGAAGCCGTTCATGGGAGTACAGTTCCATCCAGAGGCCTGTCCTGGGCCGGTGGACACGGGTTTTCTCTTTGACGAATTCGTGGGGCTGTTGTGAACGCTCTCCCCAAGAAGGTACTCGTGCTGGGCAGCTCGGCCCTGAAGATTGGTGAGGCCGGCGAGTTCGACTATTCTGGTAGCCAGGCCATCAAGGCCCTCAAGCAGGAAGGGGTCACTGTTGTCCTGGTGAACCCGAACATTGCC is part of the Calditrichota bacterium genome and harbors:
- a CDS encoding DUF2284 domain-containing protein, translating into MERYVQQALQGGATACFEIPVSAVSVAEWVRLKCQYGCGGYGACLTCPPYSPTPEVTRRWLAEYRRALLLRFDRNPAEGEERVRLLGRRIVAALERRLFLDGYYKAFALGAGPCPLCDECDVTKPCVHPRLARPAMEACGIDVYATVRNVGLSLEVVTSEDACYDLVSLVLID
- the carA gene encoding glutamine-hydrolyzing carbamoyl-phosphate synthase small subunit; its protein translation is MERHKAKLLLEDGTVMSGWGFGSLRSTAGEVVFTTGMVGYPESLTDPSYSGQILVFTYPLIGNYGVPGDEPRSAVSAKFESHRVHVSGVVVSELCEQPSHWESVRSLDEWLRAEGVPGIFGVDTRMLTKRLREKGTMLGKLVVGGGREPALWDPNKENLVARLSVDKPQLLGDGTKRVVLIDCGCKHGILRSLLARKVSVLRVPWDYDLSREAYDGVVVSNGPGDPKMARATIHTLRKVLEGEKPVLGICLGNQLLALAAGANTYKLKFGHRSQNQPCIEVGSKRCFITSQNHGYAVDARTLPEGWEQWFVNANDGTNEGVRHRAKPFMGVQFHPEACPGPVDTGFLFDEFVGLL